Proteins encoded within one genomic window of Christensenellaceae bacterium:
- a CDS encoding nicotinate phosphoribosyltransferase, whose protein sequence is MEQKRTICNPKVSRERVLNPIKCIDANKMGHIKQYPPGIEKLYLTWTPRKSRMEGINHVVFYGLQGAIQEITENFEQYFFGRDIEEIIAEYKETAADVFGRTNPEFANNIDTAHIRNLHNLGYLPLKIKALKEGTFTPIGVPMFTVENTLPEFFWLPSFLESQLSSYIWAPMTAATIADKVKQTLLSYADLTGDRTKLMTQASDFSLRGMASPEAAMRTSGGHLLSFGASSTVQAKDYLMRYYDAKPDTLNGTLSTEHSVMCCHGEDEYNAYKFLTQNVHRSGTISIVSDTYDFWNVIDNVLPLFREEMLRRDGKVVVRPDSGDPVDIICGDPLSEDETVRKGLIERLYEIFGGTINEKGYIELSPKIGAVYADAITPERTQKICERLMDKGFATTNVNLGIGSYTYQYNTRDTFGFALKSTAEIQDGEFKMIQKRPATDKDSFKKSGKGMVAAVERDGDLALIDGLTPEQEAALADINLLENFYVNGELVKPNNFEDIRARVASESTRVYGWQNINPQNNQYDERRF, encoded by the coding sequence ATGGAACAGAAACGAACGATATGCAACCCTAAAGTATCCAGAGAACGAGTATTAAACCCTATAAAATGCATTGACGCAAACAAGATGGGGCACATAAAACAATATCCTCCGGGAATTGAGAAATTATATTTGACTTGGACACCTAGAAAATCCAGAATGGAAGGCATCAATCACGTTGTATTTTATGGATTGCAAGGCGCAATACAAGAAATAACCGAAAATTTTGAGCAATACTTTTTCGGCCGGGACATAGAAGAGATTATAGCAGAATATAAAGAGACTGCAGCAGACGTGTTTGGCAGAACAAATCCCGAATTTGCAAATAATATTGACACAGCACATATAAGAAACCTGCACAATCTGGGATATTTACCCCTTAAAATAAAGGCACTTAAAGAAGGTACTTTCACACCGATAGGTGTGCCAATGTTTACTGTCGAAAATACTTTGCCCGAATTTTTCTGGCTGCCAAGCTTTCTTGAAAGTCAGCTGTCCTCTTATATATGGGCTCCGATGACAGCGGCCACAATAGCTGACAAGGTTAAGCAAACGCTGCTAAGTTACGCAGACCTTACGGGCGACAGAACCAAGCTGATGACTCAGGCAAGCGACTTTTCGCTAAGAGGTATGGCTTCTCCGGAGGCAGCTATGCGAACCTCCGGAGGACACTTATTGTCTTTCGGCGCTTCATCCACAGTTCAGGCAAAGGATTATCTTATGAGATATTATGATGCCAAACCGGATACGCTGAACGGAACACTGTCTACTGAGCACTCGGTTATGTGCTGTCACGGTGAGGACGAATATAATGCATATAAGTTTTTAACACAAAACGTTCATCGCAGCGGTACAATATCAATAGTTTCTGACACCTATGACTTTTGGAACGTGATTGACAATGTGTTGCCGCTGTTTAGAGAAGAAATGCTGCGCAGGGATGGCAAGGTGGTTGTCAGACCCGACAGCGGAGACCCCGTTGACATTATATGCGGCGACCCGCTGAGCGAAGACGAAACCGTAAGGAAAGGTCTTATTGAAAGATTATATGAGATATTTGGCGGCACTATCAATGAAAAGGGTTATATCGAGCTAAGTCCTAAAATAGGCGCGGTGTATGCCGACGCCATAACGCCCGAGCGCACACAAAAAATATGTGAGCGGTTAATGGACAAAGGCTTTGCCACAACTAACGTAAATTTGGGTATCGGGTCTTATACTTATCAATATAACACACGTGACACCTTTGGGTTTGCCCTGAAGTCTACGGCCGAAATTCAGGACGGTGAGTTTAAGATGATTCAAAAAAGGCCGGCAACTGATAAGGACAGCTTTAAAAAATCAGGCAAAGGCATGGTTGCGGCAGTGGAAAGAGACGGTGATTTGGCTTTGATAGACGGACTTACTCCCGAACAGGAAGCAGCGCTCGCCGACATTAACCTGCTTGAAAATTTTTATGTAAACGGTGAGCTGGTAAAGCCTAACAACTTTGAAGATATAAGAGCACGGGTAGCGAGTGAATCAACCAGAGTGTATGGATGGCAGAACATAAACCCACAAAACAATCAATATGATGAAAGGAGATTTTAA
- the rnhA gene encoding ribonuclease HI, which yields MKQVEIYTDGACSGNPGPGGWCAILLYGKKEKVLSGGERATTNNRMELKGAIEGLSALKEPCAVKLYTDSAYVCNAFLQDWISGWVLNGWRSANKKPVLNQDLWEELLNLTRKHTVRFVKVKGHADNEYNNKCDKIAVKESEKFKSDLTKLT from the coding sequence ATGAAGCAAGTAGAAATTTATACAGACGGAGCGTGTAGCGGAAACCCCGGCCCCGGTGGCTGGTGTGCAATTTTGTTATATGGAAAAAAAGAAAAGGTTTTGTCAGGAGGGGAGCGTGCCACCACCAACAACCGCATGGAGCTAAAGGGAGCCATTGAAGGGTTGAGCGCGCTGAAAGAACCTTGTGCGGTAAAATTATATACAGACTCAGCTTATGTGTGCAATGCGTTTTTGCAAGATTGGATATCCGGCTGGGTTTTAAACGGATGGAGAAGCGCAAACAAAAAGCCCGTGCTCAATCAGGATTTGTGGGAAGAACTTTTAAATTTAACAAGGAAACACACTGTAAGATTTGTGAAAGTTAAGGGCCACGCTGACAATGAGTATAACAACAAGTGCGATAAAATCGCCGTAAAAGAAAGTGAGAAATTTAAAAGCGATTTGACAAAACTGACATAA
- the pgsA gene encoding CDP-diacylglycerol--glycerol-3-phosphate 3-phosphatidyltransferase — protein sequence MNLPNKLSLSRILFIPIIVFMYLATFVPYGIFIALGLYIIAGITDLLDGHFARKLGLVTKLGSLLDTLADKLLITAALLLVVVDGTIPAPYGVIAAVIIIGREIVITALRQVAALQGISLSADKWGKIKAVFQDISVGAYMLLAGINMAGWLGGTTFLFAYEIFCHVLLGIAVLLTIYSGINYLVVNQHLFKEETKT from the coding sequence ATGAATTTACCAAATAAATTATCACTGAGCCGGATACTGTTTATACCGATTATTGTATTCATGTATCTGGCCACATTTGTTCCGTATGGGATATTTATTGCGCTCGGGCTTTATATAATTGCAGGAATTACCGACCTGTTAGATGGGCATTTTGCACGAAAATTGGGGCTTGTAACAAAGCTTGGTTCTCTGTTGGATACACTTGCCGATAAGCTTTTGATTACAGCCGCGCTTTTGCTTGTTGTTGTCGACGGAACAATCCCGGCGCCATACGGTGTCATTGCAGCAGTCATTATTATCGGGCGTGAAATTGTTATAACTGCCTTGCGTCAGGTGGCTGCGCTTCAAGGTATTAGTCTCAGCGCTGATAAATGGGGTAAAATTAAAGCAGTCTTCCAAGACATTTCGGTGGGTGCATATATGCTTCTGGCCGGAATTAACATGGCCGGATGGCTTGGCGGCACTACCTTTTTGTTTGCCTATGAAATATTCTGTCACGTACTCTTGGGCATAGCTGTGCTGCTTACGATATATTCAGGCATAAATTATCTGGTGGTAAATCAACATTTATTTAAAGAAGAAACCAAAACATAA
- a CDS encoding ribose-phosphate pyrophosphokinase, whose product MLLINGKKINTEKYPNNETKVKDFMEALDTDECLLELKYESDRDLISLMFAKKRLDEMGKKTDLFIWYMPYSRMDREIPGDLFTLKYACGFLSGLNFNEITVMEPHSYQTEALFSENGINIKTVYPTKEWLYQIMEKTSFGTQDHIVFPDMGAAQRYCDMDILNPLIFNKKRNPITGNIEDIELEEGTVNLNSHCIIIDDLCSKGGTFLSVGNTLKALGAKKVSLLVAHCENTIFEGRLLQDDSPIDIIYTSDSMLKKEHPKIKKLSLEAEQYGTETNDMQP is encoded by the coding sequence ATGCTTCTGATTAATGGCAAAAAAATAAACACTGAAAAGTATCCCAACAACGAAACCAAAGTGAAGGACTTTATGGAAGCATTGGACACGGATGAGTGTTTATTGGAATTAAAATATGAATCGGACCGTGACCTTATAAGCTTGATGTTTGCAAAAAAACGGCTTGACGAAATGGGTAAGAAAACCGATTTATTTATATGGTATATGCCTTATAGCAGGATGGACAGGGAAATTCCGGGCGATTTATTTACTCTGAAATATGCATGTGGTTTTTTAAGCGGGTTAAATTTTAATGAAATTACTGTGATGGAACCCCATTCATATCAAACAGAAGCTTTGTTTAGTGAAAACGGCATCAATATAAAAACTGTTTATCCCACAAAAGAATGGCTTTATCAGATTATGGAAAAAACAAGTTTTGGCACACAAGACCACATTGTGTTTCCCGATATGGGAGCTGCGCAGCGATATTGCGATATGGACATTTTAAACCCTCTTATTTTTAACAAAAAAAGAAACCCCATAACAGGAAACATTGAGGACATAGAGCTTGAAGAAGGCACAGTTAATTTAAACAGCCATTGCATTATTATTGATGATTTATGTTCAAAAGGCGGAACATTTTTAAGTGTGGGAAATACTTTAAAGGCGCTTGGCGCTAAAAAGGTAAGCCTGCTAGTAGCTCATTGTGAAAATACAATTTTTGAAGGAAGGCTGCTGCAGGATGATTCACCGATAGATATAATTTATACCAGCGATTCGATGCTGAAAAAAGAGCACCCAAAAATTAAAAAATTGTCATTGGAGGCAGAACAATATGGAACAGAAACGAACGATATGCAACCCTAA
- a CDS encoding DegV family protein, whose product MKFTIIADSGCDLKSTNFVSDKIDFSAVPLTITIGDNHYLDEENLDTKELVLNMKANKDAPKTACPPPEAFAEVMRKGDNIVCVTLSSKLSGTYNSARLAAETVLEESPHKKIFVLDSLTATAGMALILNKLKELIETGKYTFDEIIKHILSFRKSMKTRFLIHDYTNLIKTGRIGKLAGLIASIFAIKPICGDNGEGEIKMYAKILGTKKALMTLSDYPAEKIKEQGKDIPLVISHCHNEEDASLLKKLLESKFGLTNIKTYLMRGLASFYACDKGLVIAY is encoded by the coding sequence ATGAAATTTACAATAATAGCAGACAGTGGATGTGACTTGAAATCAACTAACTTCGTTTCGGATAAAATTGATTTTTCAGCAGTTCCGCTCACAATCACAATAGGGGATAATCACTATCTCGATGAAGAAAATTTAGATACAAAAGAATTAGTTTTAAATATGAAAGCCAATAAAGATGCACCTAAAACCGCTTGTCCTCCGCCCGAAGCTTTTGCCGAAGTTATGAGAAAGGGAGACAATATTGTTTGTGTTACATTAAGTTCTAAACTTAGCGGAACTTATAACAGTGCTCGGCTTGCCGCCGAAACAGTTCTTGAAGAAAGTCCGCATAAAAAAATTTTTGTGCTTGACAGTTTAACCGCTACTGCCGGAATGGCACTTATATTAAATAAGTTAAAAGAACTTATTGAAACCGGCAAATATACTTTTGATGAAATTATAAAACATATTTTATCTTTTAGAAAATCAATGAAAACAAGATTTTTAATTCATGATTATACCAATCTTATAAAAACCGGACGAATTGGGAAATTAGCAGGATTAATTGCTTCGATATTTGCAATTAAACCAATATGCGGAGACAACGGCGAGGGCGAAATAAAAATGTATGCAAAAATATTGGGCACAAAAAAAGCTCTTATGACTTTAAGCGATTATCCTGCAGAAAAAATAAAGGAACAAGGAAAAGACATTCCCCTTGTAATATCACATTGTCATAACGAAGAAGATGCCTCTCTTCTAAAAAAACTTTTAGAATCTAAATTCGGTTTAACAAATATTAAAACATATTTAATGCGAGGACTTGCAAGTTTTTACGCATGCGATAAGGGCCTTGTTATAGCATATTAA
- the nadE gene encoding NAD(+) synthase has product MINKNFVITEKNAEQYISCIADFIRKSVERAGRSGVVLGMSGGIDSAVVARLCQKAGINVELVMLPDDENTVTNIKNIEDAMEMVNEFGFNYRIIDIKDICNQFENAIDEPLRTLSRMNIPPRVRMSVLYALAQNNSAFVIGTGNLDERLLGYFTKWGDGAHDLNPLGMLTKGEVRVLARHLEVPQSIINKPPSAGLYEGQTDEGELGATYEEIDNFILYGTSGSTEADQIIKNRIAMSTHKLASVPIFDGSDQTMQF; this is encoded by the coding sequence ATGATAAACAAGAATTTTGTAATAACTGAAAAAAATGCTGAGCAATATATCAGTTGCATTGCAGATTTTATAAGAAAAAGCGTTGAGCGCGCAGGACGAAGCGGTGTGGTGCTTGGCATGAGCGGCGGCATAGACAGTGCCGTTGTGGCAAGGCTATGCCAAAAAGCAGGCATAAATGTAGAATTGGTAATGCTTCCGGACGATGAAAACACTGTAACGAATATCAAAAACATTGAAGATGCTATGGAAATGGTAAACGAATTCGGCTTTAATTATAGAATAATAGATATTAAAGATATTTGTAACCAATTTGAAAACGCAATTGATGAGCCGCTTAGAACCTTGAGCAGAATGAATATTCCGCCCAGAGTTCGAATGTCTGTTCTTTATGCGCTTGCACAAAACAACAGCGCATTTGTGATAGGAACGGGAAATCTTGATGAGCGGCTGCTGGGATACTTCACCAAATGGGGCGACGGAGCTCATGATTTAAATCCTTTGGGAATGTTGACCAAAGGCGAGGTCAGAGTCTTGGCACGTCACCTTGAGGTGCCGCAGTCAATAATAAACAAGCCGCCTTCGGCAGGACTTTATGAGGGTCAGACCGATGAGGGGGAGCTAGGAGCAACCTATGAAGAAATAGATAATTTCATTCTATACGGCACCTCAGGAAGCACTGAAGCTGACCAAATAATAAAAAACCGAATTGCCATGTCAACACACAAGCTTGCATCTGTTCCGATATTTGATGGCTCAGACCAGACAATGCAATTTTAA
- a CDS encoding membrane dipeptidase, whose translation MKFCDSHSDCLTFYSIENAAQYLKSYKTKNIKTLCCAVFTSELKEDPLLYIEAAAAQIKALNSGHKFIIYGEDCSFLTKSNLKTLIDLRPVSCGLTWHFDNSLAGGDEGHGDITPFGTEVIKTLEQNNIFIDTAHLNRKSFYQVCGLSKKPIYNSHCGVYKFCRNKRNLTDQQIKYIFDTNGFMGIYLVSYLLSKKHCSVRTVAEHFDYVIRKFGYKNVGLGTDFFGTKNLPARATGYDDLHLILKELKDMGHSRKIIKHIAHKNYTDFLKRSGLL comes from the coding sequence ATGAAATTTTGTGACAGTCACAGTGATTGCCTGACTTTTTATAGCATTGAAAATGCCGCTCAATATCTTAAAAGTTATAAAACAAAAAACATAAAAACACTTTGCTGTGCCGTGTTTACAAGTGAGCTGAAAGAAGACCCGCTTTTATATATTGAAGCCGCGGCAGCCCAAATAAAGGCGTTAAATTCAGGACATAAATTTATTATTTACGGTGAAGACTGCAGTTTTTTGACAAAAAGCAACCTAAAAACTTTGATAGATTTGCGTCCTGTTTCATGCGGGCTCACATGGCATTTTGACAATAGTCTTGCCGGAGGCGACGAGGGACACGGAGATATCACTCCGTTTGGAACTGAAGTCATAAAAACTCTGGAGCAAAATAACATTTTTATAGATACTGCTCATCTCAACCGTAAATCTTTTTATCAGGTTTGCGGGCTTTCAAAAAAACCTATTTACAACTCTCACTGCGGCGTATATAAGTTTTGCCGCAACAAACGGAACTTGACCGACCAACAGATTAAATATATTTTTGATACAAACGGTTTTATGGGTATTTATCTTGTTTCATATTTGTTGAGCAAAAAGCATTGTTCCGTTAGGACTGTTGCTGAGCATTTTGATTATGTAATAAGAAAATTCGGATATAAAAATGTAGGCTTAGGCACGGATTTTTTTGGCACAAAAAACCTGCCCGCACGTGCGACGGGCTATGATGATTTGCATTTGATTTTAAAAGAACTGAAAGACATGGGACATTCGCGCAAAATAATAAAACATATTGCTCATAAAAACTATACTGATTTTTTAAAACGCAGCGGATTATTGTGA
- the rny gene encoding ribonuclease Y has translation MPIWLGVLLAVLGLGIGFGVTLLIFISGSKKSKNTAAKVLENAYAEAKTAKKEAILEAKEEIQTLKEKFDEEVSEKRGELMRNENKLLQKEETLKLKETEYDSKLQHVEETTKKLNTKEQQLEQIKKEAEEATSKVDEQLQKVAGMTKDQAKKTLIEKYTDEAKKEAATIVRNIEQTAKDEASKKAKEIVSLAIQKCATDHTSEITVTVVPLPNDEMKGRIIGREGRNIRAIENATGIDLIIDDTPEAVVLSGFDPIRREIARMSLEKLIMDGRIHPARIEEIVEKAQKDVENSIKEAGDNAVYESGLLGVHPEIARVLGKLKYRTSYCQNCLVHSLEVCHLAGLLAAEVGADIQIAKRGGLLHDLGKALDFEMEGTHVQLGVDIAKKYKESPAVIHCIEAHHGDVEFKTIEAILVQVADAISSSRPGARRESLDTYIKRLEKLEGIANSFKGVEKSFAIQAGREIRIMVKPEEIDDAGAVFLAKDIAKKIEEEMEYPGQIRVNVIRETRSIETAK, from the coding sequence ATGCCAATATGGTTAGGCGTGCTTTTGGCGGTTTTGGGTCTTGGAATTGGTTTTGGGGTAACATTGCTTATCTTTATTTCCGGTTCAAAGAAGTCTAAAAACACCGCAGCAAAAGTACTTGAAAACGCATACGCGGAAGCAAAAACCGCAAAGAAAGAAGCAATATTAGAAGCAAAAGAAGAAATACAAACCCTGAAAGAAAAGTTTGACGAAGAAGTTAGTGAAAAACGGGGCGAGCTTATGAGAAACGAAAATAAGCTTTTGCAAAAAGAAGAAACATTGAAACTAAAAGAAACCGAATATGACAGCAAACTCCAACATGTTGAAGAAACAACAAAAAAGCTAAACACAAAAGAGCAACAGTTGGAACAAATCAAAAAAGAAGCCGAAGAAGCTACAAGCAAGGTTGATGAGCAGCTTCAGAAAGTGGCAGGCATGACAAAGGATCAGGCCAAAAAGACACTTATAGAAAAATATACCGATGAGGCCAAAAAAGAGGCGGCAACAATTGTACGAAACATTGAACAGACCGCCAAGGATGAAGCAAGCAAAAAAGCTAAGGAGATTGTGAGCCTTGCCATTCAGAAATGTGCAACCGATCACACCTCCGAAATCACTGTAACGGTGGTGCCTCTGCCAAACGACGAAATGAAGGGCAGAATAATTGGGCGAGAAGGCCGAAACATCAGAGCCATTGAAAACGCAACAGGTATAGACCTTATTATAGATGACACTCCCGAAGCAGTGGTGCTGTCAGGCTTTGACCCCATAAGGCGTGAGATTGCCCGAATGTCGCTTGAAAAACTTATCATGGATGGCAGAATTCATCCGGCGCGAATTGAAGAGATTGTTGAAAAAGCGCAGAAAGATGTTGAGAACTCCATTAAAGAAGCAGGGGATAACGCAGTATATGAATCAGGGCTACTTGGAGTTCACCCTGAAATTGCACGAGTGCTCGGAAAGCTTAAATACCGAACAAGTTATTGCCAGAACTGTCTGGTTCACAGCCTTGAAGTATGTCATCTGGCGGGGCTTCTTGCCGCTGAAGTGGGTGCAGACATTCAAATTGCCAAGCGCGGCGGTCTGCTTCATGATCTGGGCAAAGCTCTTGACTTTGAAATGGAGGGCACTCATGTTCAGCTGGGTGTCGACATTGCCAAAAAATATAAAGAAAGTCCGGCTGTAATCCATTGTATTGAAGCGCACCATGGCGATGTGGAATTTAAGACAATTGAAGCAATTTTGGTGCAGGTGGCGGATGCTATTTCAAGCAGCAGACCCGGAGCGCGAAGAGAGTCGTTGGATACTTATATTAAGAGACTTGAAAAGCTTGAAGGTATAGCCAACAGCTTTAAGGGTGTTGAAAAATCATTTGCTATTCAGGCGGGCAGAGAGATTAGGATAATGGTTAAACCCGAAGAAATTGACGACGCCGGAGCAGTATTCTTGGCTAAGGATATTGCCAAGAAAATTGAGGAAGAAATGGAATATCCCGGTCAAATCAGAGTAAATGTAATCAGAGAAACCCGAAGTATTGAAACCGCAAAATAA
- a CDS encoding NUDIX hydrolase has protein sequence MKKDKNGLTEAEFLKQYKITDFERPSVAVDNLLFAIDETENNNIRKLGEKKLQVLLVKRDEHPYIDLWSLPGTFVRLNEALEDASIRCLKNKTKIKDMYLEQLYTFGDVDRDPRTRVLSISYVGLINKKRTSLNDDSNKTSWFTLKTSPTASDGVCEMTLEGENGVVIKAKIKTDNGSIIMTEAKNLAFDHAKVIFYGLNRIRNKLEYTDIAFSMLEKQFTMAELKQVYEAILDKKLSKANFQRKIKNKAQSLGIYKTGGFRPAILYKYKDSSQ, from the coding sequence ATGAAAAAAGATAAAAACGGATTAACCGAAGCAGAGTTTTTAAAACAATATAAAATAACCGATTTTGAAAGACCGTCGGTGGCGGTTGACAATTTATTGTTTGCTATTGATGAAACGGAAAATAATAATATCCGAAAACTCGGTGAAAAAAAACTTCAGGTTTTGCTTGTCAAAAGAGATGAGCACCCATATATTGACCTATGGAGTTTACCCGGCACATTTGTCAGGCTGAATGAAGCACTTGAAGACGCTTCAATCAGATGCCTGAAAAACAAAACTAAAATAAAGGATATGTATCTTGAGCAACTTTACACCTTTGGAGATGTTGACAGAGACCCCCGAACCAGAGTATTGTCAATTTCTTATGTGGGGCTGATAAACAAAAAAAGAACAAGTCTCAATGATGACAGCAATAAAACTTCATGGTTTACATTAAAAACCTCACCGACAGCTTCTGACGGCGTGTGTGAAATGACGCTTGAGGGTGAAAACGGAGTAGTTATCAAAGCAAAAATAAAAACAGACAACGGCAGCATAATTATGACAGAAGCCAAGAATCTTGCATTTGACCACGCCAAAGTAATCTTCTATGGCCTCAACAGAATAAGAAATAAGCTGGAATATACTGATATTGCTTTCAGTATGCTGGAAAAACAATTTACTATGGCTGAACTAAAACAAGTGTATGAAGCTATACTAGACAAAAAACTCAGTAAGGCCAATTTTCAGCGAAAGATAAAAAACAAGGCTCAGTCATTGGGCATATATAAAACCGGAGGGTTCAGACCCGCCATCCTATATAAATATAAAGATAGCTCACAATAA